One window of Dechloromonas sp. ZY10 genomic DNA carries:
- the carB gene encoding carbamoyl-phosphate synthase large subunit, translating to MPKRTDIQSILIIGAGPIIIGQACEFDYSGAQACKALREEGYKVILVNSNPATIMTDPEMADVTYIEPITWQVVAKIIEKERPDALLPTMGGQTALNCALDLDREGVLEKFGVELIGASKEAIDKAEDRQKFKDAMTKIGLGSARSATAHSMEEAYQVQAAIGFPTIIRPSFTLGGTGGGIAYNMEEFETICKRGLEASPTNELLIEESLLGWKEYEMEVVRDKADNCIIVCSIENLDPMGVHTGDSITVAPAQTLTDKEYQLLRNASIAVLREIGVDTGGSNVQFSINPKDGRCIVIEMNPRVSRSSALASKATGFPIAKIAAKLSVGYTLDELTNDITGGKTPASFEPSIDYVVTKVPRFAFEKFPQADSTLTTQMKSVGEVMAMGRTFQESLQKALRGLEVGVDGFNLKSVDPETIDEQLARPSPDRLWYVADAFGVGMSVEKVFELTKIDPWFLVQIKEIVDLELAVEKREFLSLTAEELRFLKKKGFSDRRLAYLLKTTESEFRKRRHELNVRPVYKRVDTCAAEFSTNTAYMYSTYEDECEANPTDKKKIMVLGGGPNRIGQGIEFDYCCVHAAMAMREDGYETIMVNCNPETVSTDYDTSDRLYFEPLTLEDVLEICAIEKPEGVIVQYGGQTPLKLALALEANGVPIIGTTPESIDIAEDRERFQKLLHDLGLKQPPNRTARTEEEALRLAAEIGYPLVVRPSYVLGGRAMEIVHEQKDLERYMREAVKVSNDSPVLLDRFLNDAVECDVDALSDGEEVIIGGVMEHIEQAGVHSGDSACSLPPYSLSAAVQDELRRQTKLMAKALNVCGLMNVQFAIKDNEVYVLEVNPRASRTVPYVSKATGLQLAKIAARCMAGKSLKAQGITKEVVPPYFSVKEAVFPFVKFPGVDTILGPEMKSTGEVMGVGTSFAEAFVKSQLAAGVKLPKTGKVFLSVKDSDKAKAVEIARHLHEAGFQLVASRGTAKAIEAAGLPVQQVNKVTEGRPHIVDMIKNDEIALIINTVEEKRGAINDSRSIRTSGLQARVTMYTTIWGAEAAAEGIRNRAELEVYSIQSLHGQLQ from the coding sequence ATGCCGAAACGTACAGATATTCAAAGTATTCTCATCATTGGCGCCGGCCCGATCATCATCGGTCAGGCGTGCGAATTCGACTACTCCGGCGCCCAGGCCTGCAAGGCCCTGCGCGAAGAGGGTTACAAGGTCATCCTGGTGAACTCCAACCCAGCGACGATCATGACCGACCCGGAAATGGCCGACGTTACCTACATTGAGCCGATCACCTGGCAAGTCGTTGCCAAGATCATCGAGAAGGAGCGCCCGGACGCGCTGCTGCCGACCATGGGCGGCCAGACCGCACTGAACTGCGCGCTTGACCTCGACCGTGAAGGCGTCCTCGAGAAATTTGGCGTGGAGCTGATCGGTGCTTCCAAGGAAGCCATCGACAAGGCCGAAGACCGCCAGAAGTTCAAGGACGCGATGACCAAGATCGGTCTCGGTTCCGCCCGCTCGGCCACCGCCCACAGCATGGAAGAGGCCTACCAGGTGCAGGCTGCCATCGGCTTCCCGACTATTATTCGTCCCTCCTTTACGCTCGGCGGCACGGGCGGCGGCATTGCCTACAACATGGAAGAGTTCGAGACCATCTGCAAGCGCGGTCTCGAAGCTTCGCCGACCAACGAGTTGTTGATCGAAGAATCGCTGCTCGGCTGGAAGGAATACGAGATGGAAGTGGTTCGCGACAAGGCGGACAACTGCATCATCGTCTGCTCGATCGAAAACCTCGATCCGATGGGGGTGCACACCGGCGACTCGATTACCGTTGCACCGGCCCAAACGCTGACCGACAAGGAATACCAGCTGCTTCGTAACGCCTCGATCGCTGTGCTGCGCGAAATCGGCGTCGATACCGGTGGTTCCAACGTGCAGTTCTCGATCAATCCGAAGGATGGTCGCTGCATCGTCATCGAAATGAACCCGCGCGTCTCGCGTTCGTCGGCGCTGGCCTCCAAGGCCACTGGCTTCCCGATCGCCAAGATCGCCGCCAAGCTGTCGGTTGGCTACACGCTCGACGAGCTGACCAACGACATCACCGGCGGCAAGACCCCGGCGTCGTTCGAGCCGTCGATCGACTACGTCGTGACCAAGGTGCCGCGTTTCGCCTTCGAGAAGTTCCCGCAGGCTGATTCGACGCTGACCACCCAGATGAAGTCGGTTGGCGAAGTGATGGCCATGGGCCGCACCTTCCAGGAGTCGCTGCAGAAGGCCTTGCGTGGTCTCGAAGTCGGCGTCGATGGCTTCAACCTGAAGTCGGTCGATCCGGAAACCATCGACGAGCAATTGGCGCGTCCGTCGCCGGATCGCCTGTGGTACGTCGCCGATGCTTTCGGCGTCGGTATGTCGGTGGAAAAGGTATTCGAACTGACCAAGATCGATCCGTGGTTCCTAGTTCAGATCAAGGAAATTGTCGACCTCGAGTTGGCAGTGGAAAAGCGCGAATTTTTGTCGTTGACCGCAGAAGAGCTGCGTTTCCTGAAAAAGAAGGGGTTCTCCGACCGTCGCTTGGCCTACCTGCTGAAGACGACCGAGTCCGAGTTCCGCAAGCGTCGCCACGAGCTGAACGTGCGCCCGGTCTATAAGCGCGTCGATACCTGCGCGGCTGAATTCTCGACTAACACTGCTTACATGTACTCGACCTATGAGGATGAGTGCGAGGCCAATCCGACCGACAAGAAAAAGATCATGGTGTTGGGCGGTGGCCCGAACCGTATCGGTCAGGGTATCGAATTCGACTACTGCTGCGTTCATGCCGCGATGGCGATGCGCGAAGACGGGTACGAGACCATCATGGTCAACTGCAACCCGGAAACCGTCTCGACCGACTACGACACCTCCGACCGTCTGTACTTCGAGCCGCTGACGCTGGAAGACGTGCTGGAAATCTGCGCCATCGAAAAGCCGGAGGGCGTCATCGTCCAGTACGGCGGCCAGACCCCGCTGAAGCTGGCCCTGGCGCTGGAAGCCAACGGCGTGCCGATTATCGGTACGACGCCCGAATCCATCGACATCGCCGAAGATCGCGAGCGCTTCCAGAAGCTGCTGCACGATCTTGGCCTCAAGCAGCCGCCCAACCGCACCGCGCGCACCGAAGAGGAAGCGCTGCGCCTGGCTGCCGAAATCGGCTATCCGCTGGTCGTTCGTCCGTCCTACGTGCTGGGTGGACGCGCCATGGAAATCGTCCATGAGCAGAAGGACCTTGAGCGCTACATGCGCGAAGCGGTGAAGGTTTCCAACGATTCGCCGGTGCTGCTCGACCGCTTCCTGAACGACGCGGTGGAGTGCGATGTTGATGCGCTCTCCGATGGTGAGGAAGTGATCATCGGTGGCGTCATGGAGCACATCGAACAAGCCGGTGTGCACTCCGGCGATTCGGCCTGCTCGCTGCCGCCGTATTCACTGTCTGCCGCTGTGCAGGACGAACTTCGCCGCCAGACCAAGCTGATGGCCAAGGCGCTCAACGTCTGCGGTCTGATGAACGTGCAGTTCGCGATCAAGGACAACGAGGTCTATGTGCTGGAAGTGAATCCGCGCGCTTCGCGTACCGTGCCCTACGTTTCCAAGGCAACCGGTCTCCAGCTGGCCAAAATCGCTGCTCGCTGTATGGCGGGCAAGAGCCTGAAGGCACAGGGGATTACTAAGGAGGTTGTGCCTCCGTATTTCTCGGTCAAGGAAGCTGTTTTCCCCTTCGTCAAATTCCCGGGGGTGGACACTATTCTCGGTCCGGAAATGAAGTCGACTGGCGAAGTGATGGGCGTTGGTACCAGCTTTGCCGAGGCCTTTGTCAAGTCGCAGCTGGCTGCTGGAGTGAAGTTGCCGAAGACCGGCAAGGTCTTCCTGTCGGTCAAGGATAGCGACAAGGCCAAGGCGGTCGAGATCGCTCGCCATCTCCATGAAGCGGGTTTCCAGTTGGTTGCTTCGCGCGGTACGGCCAAGGCCATCGAGGCTGCAGGGCTGCCGGTGCAGCAGGTGAACAAAGTCACTGAAGGCCGTCCGCATATCGTTGATATGATCAAGAACGATGAAATCGCTCTGATCATCAATACCGTCGAGGAAAAGCGCGGCGCGATCAACGACTCCCGTTCGATCCGGACTTCAGGCCTGCAGGCGCGAGTTACGATGTACACCACGATCTGGGGGGCTGAAGCCGCCGCCGAGGGGATTCGCAACCGTGCCGAGCTGGAAGTCTATTCCATCCAGTCGCTGCACGGACAACTGCAGTAA
- the carA gene encoding glutamine-hydrolyzing carbamoyl-phosphate synthase small subunit yields MNKLKFPGEPVVSLLPSFSPAILALADGTVFRGQSIGADGVTSGEVVFNTAMSGYQEILTDPSYCRQIVTLTYPHIGNTGCNAEDFESNANYAAGLVIRDLPRRASNWRCQDDLSSYLKKHGIVAIAGIDTRKLTRILREKGAQAGCILAGEADESKALAMARAFPGLAGMDLAKVVSAKEGYLWNEAEWTLQGYKQRAEERFHVVAYDFGVKRNILRMLAERGVKLTVVPAQTPAADVLAMKPDGVFLSNGPGDPEPCEYAIAAIREFLERGVPTFGICLGHQLLALASGAKTLKMKFGHHGANHPVKDMDTGQVLITSQNHGFAVDADSLPANLRPTHVSLFDGSLQGIARTDVPAFSFQGHPEASPGPHDVAYLFDRFLDCMTRGVAALNPAQ; encoded by the coding sequence ATGAATAAGCTGAAATTCCCAGGAGAGCCGGTCGTGTCCTTGTTGCCCTCATTTTCCCCCGCCATTCTTGCCCTTGCCGACGGTACGGTCTTTCGCGGCCAGTCCATCGGCGCTGACGGCGTCACCAGCGGCGAAGTGGTATTCAATACTGCCATGTCGGGGTATCAGGAAATCCTTACCGATCCTTCCTATTGCCGTCAGATTGTGACGCTGACCTATCCGCATATCGGCAATACCGGCTGCAATGCGGAAGATTTTGAATCCAATGCGAACTACGCTGCTGGGCTGGTCATTCGTGATCTACCGCGGCGTGCTTCCAATTGGCGTTGTCAGGACGATTTGTCGTCCTATTTGAAAAAGCACGGCATTGTTGCCATCGCCGGGATTGATACCCGCAAGCTGACCCGCATTCTCCGTGAAAAGGGGGCTCAGGCTGGTTGTATTCTGGCCGGCGAAGCTGATGAGTCGAAGGCGCTGGCCATGGCTCGGGCCTTCCCGGGGTTGGCCGGGATGGATCTGGCCAAGGTTGTTTCAGCCAAGGAAGGCTATCTCTGGAACGAGGCTGAGTGGACCCTGCAGGGTTACAAGCAGCGTGCCGAAGAGCGTTTCCATGTCGTTGCTTACGACTTTGGAGTCAAGCGAAATATCCTGCGCATGTTGGCCGAACGTGGGGTCAAGCTGACCGTTGTGCCGGCCCAGACCCCTGCGGCCGACGTGCTGGCAATGAAGCCGGATGGCGTCTTCCTGTCGAATGGTCCGGGCGATCCCGAGCCTTGTGAGTACGCGATTGCTGCCATTCGTGAATTCCTTGAGCGCGGAGTGCCGACCTTCGGTATCTGCCTGGGGCATCAGTTGCTGGCGCTTGCTTCCGGCGCCAAGACCCTGAAGATGAAATTCGGGCACCACGGCGCCAACCATCCGGTCAAAGACATGGATACCGGTCAGGTGTTGATCACCAGCCAGAACCACGGCTTTGCAGTTGATGCCGATTCATTGCCCGCCAATCTGCGTCCTACCCACGTCTCGTTGTTCGACGGTTCCCTGCAAGGCATTGCGCGCACCGACGTGCCGGCCTTCTCCTTTCAGGGGCATCCGGAAGCCAGCCCCGGTCCGCATGATGTGGCCTACCTTTTCGACCGCTTCCTCGACTGCATGACGCGTGGCGTCGCTGCGTTGAATCCCGCGCAATAA
- the dapB gene encoding 4-hydroxy-tetrahydrodipicolinate reductase, with product MTVPRIGIVGASGRMGRMLIEAVLKDERVVLGAAFDLPGSPAVGKSAGELVGMAAPVLVSDDLVGGMAAIDCLIDFTRPEGTLRHLELCRQAGVAIVIGTTGFEAEGKAAIAKAAEDIPVVFAPNMAVGVNLVFKLLDTAARILSQGYDIEIVEAHHRMKIDAPSGTALRMGEVIAGALERDLKACAVYGREGVTGERDPSTIGFATVRGGDIVGDHTVMFCGLGERVEVTHKASSRMPYALGSLRAARFLAGRKNGLFDMQDVLGLR from the coding sequence ATGACTGTACCGCGGATTGGAATTGTGGGCGCCAGTGGGCGCATGGGACGGATGCTGATCGAGGCTGTGCTCAAGGATGAGCGGGTGGTGCTCGGGGCGGCCTTCGATTTGCCCGGTAGTCCGGCGGTTGGCAAGAGCGCTGGTGAACTGGTTGGGATGGCTGCTCCGGTGCTGGTCAGTGACGATCTGGTCGGCGGTATGGCAGCAATTGATTGTCTGATTGACTTTACTCGGCCGGAAGGGACTTTGCGGCATCTTGAGTTGTGTCGTCAGGCGGGGGTGGCCATTGTTATCGGGACGACCGGTTTCGAGGCAGAGGGCAAGGCGGCGATTGCCAAGGCAGCAGAAGACATTCCTGTGGTTTTTGCTCCCAATATGGCCGTTGGGGTCAATCTGGTTTTCAAGTTGCTTGATACGGCTGCCCGGATTTTGAGTCAGGGCTACGATATCGAAATCGTCGAGGCTCACCACCGCATGAAAATCGACGCGCCCTCTGGTACGGCGTTGCGCATGGGTGAGGTCATTGCCGGGGCGCTGGAGCGTGACCTCAAGGCGTGTGCGGTCTATGGGCGCGAAGGCGTGACCGGTGAGCGCGATCCTTCCACCATTGGTTTTGCGACGGTGCGGGGCGGAGATATTGTTGGTGACCATACGGTTATGTTCTGTGGCCTCGGCGAACGGGTCGAGGTGACCCATAAGGCGAGTAGTCGCATGCCTTATGCTCTCGGTAGCTTGCGGGCAGCGCGTTTTCTTGCTGGGCGCAAAAATGGCTTGTTCGATATGCAGGATGTACTCGGTTTGCGTTGA
- the ftsH gene encoding ATP-dependent zinc metalloprotease FtsH: MNNMFKNLAVWLVIGLVLMTVFNQFNNRQVPNGSIEYSQFIEEVKQGRIAKVVMEGRTLKATTSEGKRITSYAPPDLWLVSDLLKNGVKIEAKPEEEPSFLMNLFVSWFPMLLLIGVWVFFMRQMQGGGKGGAFSFGKSRARMMDEAQNTITFVDVAGCDEAKEEVQELVDFLRDPSKFQKLGGRIPKGVLMVGNPGTGKTLLAKAIAGEAKVPFFSISGSDFVEMFVGVGAARVRDMFENAKKHAPCIIFIDEIDAVGRHRGAGLGGGNDEREQTLNQLLVEMDGFEGHTGIIVIAATNRPDILDPALLRPGRFDRQVVVPLPDIRGREEILKVHMRKVPIAGDVKADIIARGTPGFSGADLANLVNEAALFAARGNKRLVDMEDFEKAKDKIMMGAERRSMVMTEEEKMNTAYHESGHAVVAKLVPKSDPVHKVTIIPRGRALGLTMQLPEQDRYAYDKEYLLSRIAVLFGGRIAEELFMNQMTTGASNDFERATSMARDMVTRYGMSDLGVMVYGENEGEVFLGRSVTQHKNVSEATMQKVDAEIARIIDQQYALARKLLDENRDKVEAMTKALLDWETIDAEQIDDIMAGRPPRPPKPSGGKAVGGSGGGGSPDAEPSATPAV, from the coding sequence TTGAACAACATGTTCAAAAATCTTGCGGTCTGGCTGGTGATCGGCCTGGTGTTGATGACCGTTTTCAACCAGTTCAATAACCGGCAGGTTCCGAACGGTTCGATCGAGTATTCCCAGTTCATCGAAGAGGTGAAGCAGGGGCGGATTGCCAAGGTGGTGATGGAGGGGCGTACCCTGAAGGCCACCACTTCCGAAGGCAAGCGGATTACGTCGTATGCGCCGCCGGATCTGTGGCTGGTTTCCGACCTGCTCAAAAATGGGGTGAAAATCGAAGCCAAACCCGAAGAAGAGCCATCTTTTCTGATGAATCTCTTCGTCAGTTGGTTCCCGATGTTGCTTCTGATCGGGGTTTGGGTGTTCTTCATGCGGCAGATGCAGGGCGGTGGCAAGGGCGGTGCTTTTTCTTTCGGGAAGTCCCGCGCACGGATGATGGACGAAGCGCAGAACACCATTACCTTTGTTGATGTCGCTGGTTGCGATGAAGCCAAGGAGGAAGTTCAGGAGTTGGTCGACTTCCTGCGCGATCCATCCAAATTCCAGAAGCTGGGTGGCCGCATTCCTAAGGGGGTCCTGATGGTCGGCAATCCGGGAACCGGCAAGACCCTGCTGGCGAAGGCTATTGCTGGTGAAGCCAAGGTGCCGTTCTTCAGCATTTCCGGTTCCGATTTCGTCGAGATGTTTGTCGGCGTCGGCGCGGCGCGAGTTCGCGACATGTTTGAAAATGCCAAAAAACACGCACCATGCATTATCTTCATCGATGAAATCGATGCGGTTGGTCGTCATCGTGGTGCCGGTCTTGGTGGCGGTAATGATGAGCGCGAACAGACCCTGAACCAATTGCTGGTTGAGATGGATGGCTTCGAAGGCCATACCGGGATCATTGTGATTGCAGCCACTAACCGTCCTGATATTCTCGACCCGGCGCTGTTGCGTCCGGGGCGTTTTGACCGCCAGGTCGTGGTGCCGCTGCCGGATATTCGTGGTCGCGAGGAAATTCTCAAGGTGCACATGCGCAAGGTTCCGATTGCCGGTGATGTCAAGGCAGACATCATTGCGCGCGGTACGCCGGGTTTTTCCGGTGCCGATCTCGCGAACTTGGTGAACGAGGCAGCGTTGTTCGCGGCCCGCGGGAACAAGCGTCTGGTCGACATGGAGGATTTTGAGAAGGCCAAGGACAAGATCATGATGGGGGCCGAGCGCCGCAGCATGGTTATGACCGAGGAAGAGAAGATGAACACGGCTTACCACGAGTCAGGCCATGCCGTAGTTGCCAAGCTGGTCCCGAAGTCGGATCCGGTGCATAAGGTGACGATCATCCCGCGCGGACGCGCACTCGGCTTGACCATGCAGTTGCCGGAACAGGATCGGTATGCTTACGACAAGGAGTATCTGTTGTCGAGGATCGCGGTTCTGTTTGGTGGCCGGATTGCCGAAGAGTTGTTCATGAATCAGATGACTACCGGCGCTTCTAACGACTTTGAGCGTGCTACCTCGATGGCCCGGGATATGGTGACTCGTTACGGGATGTCGGATCTCGGTGTCATGGTCTATGGCGAGAATGAAGGCGAGGTGTTCCTCGGCCGGTCAGTGACTCAGCACAAGAATGTTTCCGAGGCGACGATGCAGAAGGTTGACGCAGAAATCGCAAGGATCATTGATCAGCAGTATGCACTTGCGCGCAAGTTGCTCGATGAGAACCGCGACAAGGTCGAGGCGATGACCAAAGCGTTGCTGGATTGGGAGACCATCGATGCCGAACAGATTGACGACATTATGGCCGGGCGTCCGCCGCGTCCGCCCAAGCCTTCTGGTGGCAAGGCGGTGGGCGGTAGTGGCGGAGGTGGTTCGCCGGACGCCGAACCCAGCGCAACACCGGCGGTCTGA
- a CDS encoding YhbY family RNA-binding protein, which produces MLQLSPIERRELKARAHSLNPVVSISENGLTDAVMREIDVCLKAHELIKIRVYGDSREDRIAYYEQICAELGAAPVQHIGKLLVVWRPEPEENKAPSKPRRAAPRRTKRSFQG; this is translated from the coding sequence ATGCTGCAATTATCGCCTATCGAGCGCCGGGAATTGAAAGCCCGCGCCCACAGCCTGAACCCAGTGGTTTCGATTTCTGAAAACGGATTGACTGATGCGGTCATGCGCGAAATCGATGTCTGCCTGAAAGCCCATGAACTGATCAAAATTCGTGTTTATGGCGACAGCCGGGAAGACCGCATCGCCTACTATGAGCAGATTTGCGCCGAGCTGGGTGCTGCACCGGTACAACATATCGGCAAACTGCTGGTCGTCTGGCGCCCGGAACCGGAAGAAAACAAGGCCCCTAGCAAGCCACGCCGTGCGGCACCGCGCCGGACCAAACGTAGCTTTCAAGGCTAA
- the greA gene encoding transcription elongation factor GreA — protein sequence MNKVPLTVKGAEKLREELHRLKTVERPNVIAAIAEARSHGDLSENAEYDAAKERQGFIEGRIQEVEGKLSNAQIIDPKLLDADGRCVFGATVEMEDQDSGDTVTYQIVGEDEADIKDGKISVSSPLARALIGKYSGDIAQVQAPGGLREYEILDVRYE from the coding sequence ATGAATAAAGTACCGTTGACCGTAAAAGGTGCTGAAAAGCTGCGTGAAGAGCTGCATCGGCTGAAAACTGTCGAGCGTCCAAACGTGATCGCAGCGATCGCTGAGGCACGTTCGCATGGCGATCTGTCGGAAAATGCCGAGTACGATGCCGCCAAGGAGCGTCAGGGTTTTATCGAGGGGCGCATCCAGGAAGTCGAAGGCAAGCTTTCCAATGCGCAGATCATTGATCCAAAACTGCTCGATGCCGATGGCCGTTGCGTTTTTGGTGCTACCGTCGAAATGGAGGATCAGGACTCCGGTGATACGGTTACCTATCAGATCGTCGGCGAAGATGAGGCCGATATCAAGGATGGCAAGATTTCAGTCAGTTCTCCTCTGGCTCGTGCGCTGATTGGAAAATATTCGGGTGATATTGCGCAAGTTCAGGCCCCGGGTGGTTTGCGCGAATACGAAATTCTCGACGTTCGCTACGAGTAA
- the rlmE gene encoding 23S rRNA (uridine(2552)-2'-O)-methyltransferase RlmE, whose protein sequence is MKRTRTSKAWMQEHVNDPYVQLAKKEGWRSRAAFKLMEIDDKDKLLRRGEVVVDLGATPGGWSQVAVKRVGGEGLVIALDLLEMEPLHGVHFIQGDFREDDVLERLEACVGERQVGLVMSDMAPNMSGVPLVDQARVMHLAELGLEFSRAHLKPDGAFLVKVFQGSDYEAFLRLMRETFKTVQVRKPDASRDRSPELYLLGRVLR, encoded by the coding sequence ATGAAAAGAACCCGGACCAGCAAGGCGTGGATGCAGGAGCACGTCAACGACCCTTATGTGCAGTTGGCGAAGAAGGAAGGCTGGCGTTCGCGGGCTGCTTTCAAGCTGATGGAGATTGACGATAAGGATAAATTACTGCGCCGTGGCGAGGTGGTTGTCGACCTTGGCGCCACCCCAGGGGGGTGGTCGCAGGTGGCCGTCAAGCGGGTTGGTGGCGAGGGGTTGGTGATCGCTCTGGATTTGTTGGAAATGGAACCTCTGCATGGCGTGCACTTCATTCAGGGGGATTTTCGTGAGGATGATGTGCTCGAACGCCTGGAGGCCTGCGTTGGTGAGCGCCAGGTTGGTCTGGTGATGTCGGACATGGCTCCCAATATGTCCGGGGTGCCGCTGGTTGATCAGGCCAGGGTGATGCATCTGGCGGAACTGGGTCTGGAGTTTTCCCGGGCGCATTTGAAACCGGATGGGGCTTTCCTGGTCAAAGTGTTTCAGGGTAGTGATTACGAGGCGTTTTTGCGCCTGATGCGCGAGACTTTCAAGACCGTTCAGGTGCGTAAGCCGGATGCTTCGCGTGATCGCAGTCCGGAGTTGTATTTGCTGGGTCGTGTCTTGCGTTGA
- a CDS encoding DUF4149 domain-containing protein, protein MQRHFSDWLRGPLLIVWVGSLWVVGYLVVPQLFVLLPDRVMAGRVAGELLRMAAWVGLVLAPPVLFSLWPRGPGRGWRQRFPLVLLVLLIVAGHVVSLALLQPEMLALKAAVAPLDVMQSPLREQFVRWHGAASGVYLLQSLVALLVVVRYGGASRI, encoded by the coding sequence GTGCAGCGGCATTTTTCGGACTGGCTTCGTGGGCCGCTGCTAATTGTGTGGGTAGGTAGTCTGTGGGTAGTGGGCTACCTGGTGGTGCCCCAGTTGTTTGTATTGTTGCCTGATCGGGTCATGGCCGGACGGGTTGCAGGCGAGTTGCTGCGAATGGCAGCCTGGGTTGGCTTGGTGCTCGCACCCCCGGTGCTTTTTTCACTTTGGCCAAGGGGGCCGGGGCGTGGTTGGCGACAGCGTTTTCCCTTGGTGTTGCTCGTTTTATTGATTGTCGCGGGCCATGTTGTGAGCTTGGCTTTGCTGCAGCCAGAAATGCTTGCGCTGAAAGCGGCGGTGGCGCCGCTTGATGTCATGCAAAGCCCGCTTCGCGAGCAGTTTGTCCGCTGGCACGGTGCAGCCAGCGGAGTCTATCTGTTGCAAAGCCTAGTGGCCTTGCTCGTGGTCGTCCGCTACGGCGGTGCCAGTCGGATTTAG
- the folP gene encoding dihydropteroate synthase translates to MGIVNLTPDSFSGDGVGAVSVAAALAHARAQLEAGADILDLGAESSRPGAPAVTAKDELARLLPVLREVVTWGVPVSVDTYKPEVMEAALAAGCAMINDISGMRSPEALAVVAGADCGICVMHMQGVPGSMQDAPSYVDVLGEVNSELLAAVARCREAGVDDARLVLDPGFGFGKTAAHNFSLFRGLTVTAALGWPVLVGVSRKSMLGAVTGRPVEERLSASVVAAALAAQKGAAILRVHDVAATCDALKVLRAVEECGVENG, encoded by the coding sequence ATGGGAATTGTCAATTTGACGCCCGATTCGTTTTCCGGTGATGGCGTGGGGGCTGTATCCGTTGCTGCTGCGCTGGCGCATGCCCGTGCGCAGTTGGAGGCGGGGGCCGATATTCTCGATCTCGGCGCTGAGTCATCCCGTCCGGGGGCTCCAGCGGTGACAGCTAAGGATGAATTGGCGCGTTTGTTGCCTGTGCTGCGCGAGGTAGTTACCTGGGGGGTTCCTGTCTCTGTCGATACCTACAAGCCGGAGGTAATGGAGGCTGCATTGGCCGCAGGTTGCGCGATGATTAATGACATCTCCGGCATGCGCAGCCCGGAGGCCTTGGCGGTTGTCGCCGGGGCGGATTGCGGTATCTGCGTGATGCATATGCAGGGCGTGCCGGGGAGTATGCAGGATGCCCCTAGTTATGTCGATGTGCTTGGGGAGGTGAATTCCGAGTTGTTGGCGGCTGTCGCCCGATGTCGCGAAGCTGGGGTCGATGATGCGCGTTTGGTGTTGGATCCTGGTTTTGGTTTCGGCAAGACCGCAGCGCACAATTTTTCGCTTTTTCGCGGGTTGACCGTGACTGCTGCGCTGGGGTGGCCTGTATTGGTTGGGGTTTCCCGAAAGAGCATGCTGGGCGCAGTCACCGGGCGACCGGTTGAGGAGAGATTGTCAGCCAGCGTAGTTGCGGCTGCCTTGGCTGCTCAGAAGGGGGCGGCGATTCTGAGGGTGCATGACGTGGCGGCAACCTGCGATGCCTTGAAGGTTTTGCGGGCGGTTGAGGAATGTGGGGTGGAGAATGGCTAG